A window from Terriglobales bacterium encodes these proteins:
- a CDS encoding tetratricopeptide repeat protein — translation MDRIAMLTEVLAQNPSDAFARYGLAMEHSKAGQTEAALEQFQKLLELHPDYTAGYFMAAQTLARAERTDEARKMLADGIASALRTGNQHAQSEMEAMLAELA, via the coding sequence ATGGACCGCATCGCCATGCTGACCGAGGTCCTCGCCCAGAACCCCTCGGACGCCTTTGCCCGCTACGGCCTGGCCATGGAGCACTCCAAGGCCGGCCAGACCGAGGCCGCGCTGGAGCAGTTCCAGAAGCTGCTGGAGCTGCATCCCGACTACACCGCCGGCTACTTCATGGCGGCGCAGACCCTGGCCCGCGCGGAGCGCACCGACGAAGCGCGCAAGATGCTCGCGGACGGCATCGCCTCCGCCCTCCGCACCGGGAACCAGCACGCCCAGTCGGAGATGGAAGCGATGCTGGCGGAGCTGGCTTAG